The Siniperca chuatsi isolate FFG_IHB_CAS linkage group LG7, ASM2008510v1, whole genome shotgun sequence genome includes a window with the following:
- the LOC122878752 gene encoding P2Y purinoceptor 3-like — protein MAAFQICPVTNYYQRILLPVSYSLVFLLGLSLNGALLWCVCCRTRRWSSTVIYMTNLAVADLLYVLALPPLIISNAMGGLWPFGNIICKTVRFFFFVNLHCSMMFLTCVSVHRFLGVCFPIAAVRLRTRKLALFASGSVWILATAEILPTLVFAHTGVINNMTVCFEMTNPGQFQVYFPYGLFLAIVGFLIPFLVVIICYCSMIKALYCRVADSISNARTARMRNKSLYTLLVVCLMFVVCFVPYHIARTVYLFVRVYMPGDCRLLNVVMISSNIWKPVVSFNCCANPLLYFWGCDRYRQKLRAWLWRRKKRVQPSVCLVDVGSINRTGV, from the coding sequence ATGGCGGCCTTCCAAATCTGTCCAGTGACTAACTACTACCAAAGGATCCTTCTACCGGTGTCCTACAGTCTTGTGTTTCTGCTGGGCTTGAGTTTAAACGGTGCCctgctgtggtgtgtgtgctgtcGGACGCGCCGCTGGAGCAGCACTGTCATCTACATGACCAACCTCGCCGTGGCGGATCTCCTCTATGTGCTGGCCTTGCCCCCTCTCATCATCAGCAATGCCATGGGCGGCCTGTGGCCCTTCGGCAACATCATCTGCAAAACagtcagatttttcttttttgtcaacCTCCACTGTAGCATGATGTTTCTCACCTGCGTCAGCGTGCACCGTTTCCTTGGAGTGTGCTTCCCCATCGCCGCTGTGCGCCTCAGGACCAGAAAACTCGCCCTCTTTGCGTCGGGCTCGGTTTGGATCCTGGCCACTGCAGAGATTTTACCGACACTAGTCTTTGCGCACACGGGTGTGATTAACAACATGACTGTATGCTTTGAAATGACGAACCCGGGGCAATTTCAGGTTTACTTCCCCTATGGGCTGTTTTTAGCCATAGTGGGCTTTCTGATCCCATTCCTGGTCGTTATCATCTGTTACTGCTCCATGATTAAGGCGCTTTATTGTAGGGTCGCGGACAGCATCTCTAATGCCAGGACAGCTCGTATGCGCAACAAGTCCCTGTACACCCTCTTAGTTGTGTGTCTCatgtttgtggtgtgttttgTGCCTTATCACATTGCTCGGACCGTCTACTTGTTTGTAAGGGTATACATGCCCGGAGACTGTCGTCTTCTGAACGTGGTCATGATCTCCTCCAACATCTGGAAGCCCGTGGTCAGTTTTAACTGCTGCGCAAATCCTCTCCTCTACTTTTGGGGCTGTGATCGGTACCGTCAGAAGCTCCGGGCCTggctgtggaggaggaagaagagagtgCAGCCCAGCGTGTGTCTGGTGGATGTAGGCAGCATAAACAGGACCGGAGTGTAG